The window TGGCCTCACCCGCCTCATCTCTGGCCTGCAGGAGTAGCGTCAGAATGTCCGTTCGTTCTTCTGGATTTGCTCCCGGTTGCGCCAAGCTTTGACGGCGATCGCGAATTTCAGCATACAGTAGCTGTCGTATCTCTTCCCGCTGGCGAATAAATCGGCCCCAGGGACTCCAAGGCCCCCAATCTTTTTGCAAACTTGAGAAAAACAAAAAGCTGGAACTAATCGGATAGGCAAACGAGTCGAGCATTGTGCTCATCAGCCCTTGGAGTTTCGATAAGCGCTCCCCTTCTTGCAGGCCAAAAACAGCCCGGAGAATGACCCCCAAAGTTAAGTCTTGCATCGGTGGACGGGCGACAATCACCTGGCCTGGTCGCCAAGAAGCACTCACCTGGCGCGTGATGTCGCAGATAAGCTTCGCATAGACCCGCAAGCGATCGCCATGGAAAGGCGGCATCAGCAGTTTTCGCTGTCGCTGGTGAGGTTCACCATCCAGCAGCAAGATAGAATGCTCTCCCACCATCGTCTGGAGAATCCCGTTGCCTTGCCCTGTAGTGACCTGAGCATCATTGAGCATGAAGATTTCCCGCACCACATCGGGCTCCCCCACATAGATGAGGGGAGGGCTGCTTTCACCACCAATCTTGAACATGAAGCCGTAGCGCCGGACGTTATCGTCCATATATGCCGTCGGCTTCAAAATCATGCGGAAAAGGCGCAGCGTACGTCGTAATCCCTTAGCTTTAGGCCCATCTAGTTGTCGATAGTTAGGAGCATTGGATGGCGTAGCCGTCTCTGCAGCTTGAGTTGTCATTGCGCTCTATCCAAGGTGAAGGAAGGGTGATCCTAGCGTTATGCCTTGATGATAGATGAGCAGATAATTGTTTGCAGAGAGCGCGATGGGCGATGATCCAATGCTTCGCGACAGACGATCGCGTGATCAGAGCGGAAAAACTACCCGCATCCACTACGGCAACCAATTCAGAAACACCGTCCTAGAGACCCATCGGTATGGCCCTTCATCCTTATCAATTATTGCAGAAGAGCAAAGGTGTTTTAACTCAAGCAGCTTTTATATTTTAAAGGCAATAATAGGGATATCGAAACAACCGCTGTTCATCATGAATTGAAGCGGGTAAATCAGTGTATTCACCCGTGTATACAGCGTTTCTCACTCTGATGAAGTACTCGCCTTAGACCTCAAACCCCAGACCCTAGACCCTATTGCGACCAGGATGTACCTCACTCAGCTAAAAAAGGCTGTATAGGCTCTATAAAGAAACGAATGATTGGTGAACGCTCACTGTTTTCAATCACAGAATATCCATCATCAATCTTGGATTTGAACGCCCAAAAGTCATTCAAGTACAAGCATTTTCAATCTGAGTAAACTGCACGCTTAAAGAACCGTCGTTGGAATTGGAGTTGAAAAACGTGACAGAAGAAAAAAACCTGTCATCAAAACAGAAATCTCGACGTAAGTTTTTAGGGCGATCGCTCACAGCCGCTGGCGCGGCGATCGCGGCTCCATCCTTACTAAATGCCTGTCAAAATCGTAATGTTCCAGAATCTGATACGGAGTTATCTGACGGTGAAATTGCCCTGGAACTCAACATAAACGGGCAGTTGCAAACCCTCGCGATTGAACCCCGGGTAACCTTATTAGACGCGCTGCGAGAAACATTAGGGCTCACAGGCAGCAAAAAAGGGTGCGACCACGGCCAATGTGGCGCGTGTACCGTGTTAATTGACAACCAAAGAGTTTATTCATGCCTGACGTTAGCCGTCATGCATGACGGGAAGGAAATTACCACCATCGAAGGGTTGGCCAACGGCGATACTTTACACCCCGTCCAAACGGCGTTTATTGATAATGACGGCTTTCAGTGCGGGTACTGCACGCCAGGACAAATATGCGCTTCGGTTGCGTTGTTAGACGAAGTTAACAACGGTGCGGTCAGCTATGTCACCCCCGATCTCAATAGCCCGCCCCAGCTCGCAACCCTTTCAGAAGCCGAAATCAAAGAACGGCTGAGTGGCAACCTGTGTCGCTGCAGTGCTTACAACGGCATCGTCGCAGCCGTTCAGCAAGTCACTGGGCAAACGCCACCCTCACCGGCTGCATCAGTTTAGGAAAATCAGATCTCAGATCAATGAAAAATTTTGCTTACGGCCGCGTTAGCTCAGTTGAAGAGGCTGTTGACCGGGCCACTGGCTATCGCAACACTGTGTATATTGCTGGCGGCACAAATTTAGTCGATCGCCTGAAAGCATTTCTAGACGAGCACACCCAGCTGCTCGATATCTCTCGTCTAGAGATGAAAAGAATCGAACCCACCCCAGAAGGGGGATTAAAAGTGGGTGCGCTTGTCACCAACACAGATTTCGCCAATCACGCTGAAGTTCGCCGTCAGTATCCGATGCTCAGTCGGGCTATTCTCTCTGGCGCTTCGCAACAAATCCGCAATATGGCCACCGTAGGCGGCAACCTGATGCAGCGCACACGCTGCCCCTACTATTACGATACGGCGTTTGCCTGTAATAAACGCCAGCCCGATACAGGATGTCCAGCCATTGATGGCGTTAATCGCATGCACGCCATCTTAGGGGCTAGCGAAAGGTGTGTGGCAGTTAATCCTTCCGATATGTCTGTCGCCTTAGCGGCCTTAGATGCGATCGTGGAAGTGCAAGGAGAGCAGGGTCAACGCGAAATTCCGTTAGTCGATTTCCATCGTCTGCCAGGCAATACCCCCGATCGCGATACCAACTTAGAGCCCGGCGAATTGATTACCGCTGTGAGTTTACCCCCTCTCGCTTTTGCCCAATCAGGGGTTTATCTTAAGCTGCGCGATCGCGCGTCCTATGCCTTTGCGTTAGTCTCAGTCGCGGCGGCTTTAGAGCTCGCAGGCGACCAGATTCGGAACGCTCGCATTGCCTTGGGAGGGGTTGCTCACAAACCCTGGCGCGCCAGTGAAGCCGAAGCCTTTTTACAGGGTAAGACAGCCAATCCATCAACGTTTGAGCAAGCTGCAGACATGGCTCTTCAAGATGCCCAGCCGCTTTTATACAACGGCTTCAAAGTAGACCTTTCTAGACGAGCTATCCGTCGCGCACTCGCCGTTTCAGCCAGAGGAGGAGGTATCGCATGAATCAACTTATCGGGCCATCCGTGGGCCGCAAAGACGGACGCGCCAAAGTCACGGGGGCGGCCACCTACGGGGCAGAACACCCACTTCCTGGCCTTGTTCACGGCTATTTAATTACGGCCAAAATTGCCCACGGACGCATCCTCAATATCGATACTGCAGCCATTGAGCGATCGCCCGGCGTGATTGCTGTGTTCACCCATGAAAATATGCCGAGGGTGTTTGCCCCAGCCAACGACTGGGCAAATGCCCAAATTTATGAAACGCGACTTCCTTTAGCGGAC is drawn from Leptolyngbya sp. SIO1E4 and contains these coding sequences:
- a CDS encoding xanthine dehydrogenase family protein subunit M; its protein translation is MKNFAYGRVSSVEEAVDRATGYRNTVYIAGGTNLVDRLKAFLDEHTQLLDISRLEMKRIEPTPEGGLKVGALVTNTDFANHAEVRRQYPMLSRAILSGASQQIRNMATVGGNLMQRTRCPYYYDTAFACNKRQPDTGCPAIDGVNRMHAILGASERCVAVNPSDMSVALAALDAIVEVQGEQGQREIPLVDFHRLPGNTPDRDTNLEPGELITAVSLPPLAFAQSGVYLKLRDRASYAFALVSVAAALELAGDQIRNARIALGGVAHKPWRASEAEAFLQGKTANPSTFEQAADMALQDAQPLLYNGFKVDLSRRAIRRALAVSARGGGIA
- a CDS encoding cytochrome P450, yielding MTTQAAETATPSNAPNYRQLDGPKAKGLRRTLRLFRMILKPTAYMDDNVRRYGFMFKIGGESSPPLIYVGEPDVVREIFMLNDAQVTTGQGNGILQTMVGEHSILLLDGEPHQRQRKLLMPPFHGDRLRVYAKLICDITRQVSASWRPGQVIVARPPMQDLTLGVILRAVFGLQEGERLSKLQGLMSTMLDSFAYPISSSFLFFSSLQKDWGPWSPWGRFIRQREEIRQLLYAEIRDRRQSLAQPGANPEERTDILTLLLQARDEAGEAMSDAELHDELVTLLLAGHETTASALVWMLYWIHYLPEVQQKLRAELAELGPNPDPMAIAQLPYLTAVCQESLRIYPITPTAFVRILREPMTLMGYSFVAGTALMPATYIIHQRPDIYPEPKQFRPERFLERQYAPHEYLPFGGGHRRCVGSALAMMELKLGIATLLQQFELELPRPRPLQPARRGITLAPPASMKLRVKSRVHR
- a CDS encoding 2Fe-2S iron-sulfur cluster binding domain-containing protein, which gives rise to MAAPSLLNACQNRNVPESDTELSDGEIALELNINGQLQTLAIEPRVTLLDALRETLGLTGSKKGCDHGQCGACTVLIDNQRVYSCLTLAVMHDGKEITTIEGLANGDTLHPVQTAFIDNDGFQCGYCTPGQICASVALLDEVNNGAVSYVTPDLNSPPQLATLSEAEIKERLSGNLCRCSAYNGIVAAVQQVTGQTPPSPAASV